From the genome of Setaria viridis chromosome 1, Setaria_viridis_v4.0, whole genome shotgun sequence:
GTGGATCGTACATATGTTTATAATTTTTGCTGTATTTTTTATAGTATCAGCTCTGCTGGCCTTCACTTTGCTGGCACCTTCCTGTTGGGCTCGAAGACGTGCTTGATCAACGAGTCTTTAATCGACAGCAGCTCGGGGACTCCTTCTTCAGCTTGGATGCGTCCATCTCGTTGTTGCTCCGGGGCGCGATGATGACCTTGGCCTGCTCCTCGAGGGTGAAGTTTGTCCACTTGAAGCTATGGTCAATGTACTGCTTGTACATCTCCAGGATCTCGTTGTGGCTCACGACGCCAGGGTTGGTGAAGTTATAGATGCCCCGCAGGTTCCTCTTCGCCATCTCGATTGACATTGGCAGGAGCTCGTCCAATATTGTCATGCTGTTTGGGATGTTCACCACCTTTACCATATTCATATGGAATTCCTTGCTTCTCACATATTTTTCCAAGAAGTCCACCAATCCATCCGGTCCTACCATATATCAAGAACTTGAAGGGATGCGTTTCTGGAACACTATCTGATGTTGGAGCTACCTTTGTCTGAATGTTATTAAACTGAGAAAGCATTCATTTAACCTCCTTAGAGCCCTCATATTCTCCAGGCAGCATCATTGCCCTCGGATGAGGCAACAATGCCCCAGAAACATCACCCCAATAGTCAGAATTGGCCACATACCATTCCATCGTCTTCCTCAGGCCCTCCTCCCAGTGAGTACGCTCAGACCATCCAAGGCTCTTGAGCTTCTCATTGTCTAGGAAGTACCTCTGATCATTGAAAGGCCTGTTGTCAACAAACTTGATAGCTTTGTCGGCTTCCAGATTGAAAAGCTTGCATATATCTTTTGCCACATTCATGACCGTCCTCTCTTTCTTTGTCCCAATGTTATAAACGTGTCCAACTTCTCCACGATGAAGAATGACCTCAAATGCCTCGGCAACATCCTCACAATAGAGGTAGCTCCGGACATTGGATCCATCGCCATGGATTGGAAGGGGTTCCCCTCTCATGGCCAAGAGAATGAACTTTGGAATGAGCTTCTCAGGGAACTGATTAGGTCCATAGACATTGTTTCCCCGAGTAGTGATGACTGGAAGACCATAGGATCTCCCATAGGCCATAACAAGCATCTCCGCTCCAGCTTTGGTGGCTGCATAGGGGTTTGTCGGGAGCAGCTGTGACGCCTCATGGTTGCCAACAACTGCATCCTCATCTGTCTCTCCATAGACCTCATCAGTGCTGACATGGATGAACCTCTTTATCTGGCCGGTGATCCGCCGGCAGGCCTCAAGAAGGACATGTGTACCATAAATGTTGTTCTTGGTGAACTCGA
Proteins encoded in this window:
- the LOC117847132 gene encoding trifunctional UDP-glucose 4,6-dehydratase/UDP-4-keto-6-deoxy-D-glucose 3,5-epimerase/UDP-4-keto-L-rhamnose-reductase RHM1, with translation MAMPYKPKNILITGAAGFIASHVANRIVKKYPDYKIVILDKLDYCSNLKNLLHISSSPNFKFVKGDIASADLVNFILVTENIDTVMHFAAQTHVDNSFGNSFEFTKNNIYGTHVLLEACRRITGQIKRFIHVSTDEVYGETDEDAVVGNHEASQLLPTNPYAATKAGAEMLVMAYGRSYGLPVITTRGNNVYGPNQFPEKLIPKFILLAMRGEPLPIHGDGSNVRSYLYCEDVAEAFEVILHRGEVGHVYNIGTKKERTVMNVAKDICKLFNLEADKAIKFVDNRPFNDQRYFLDNEKLKSLGWSERTHWEEGLRKTMEWYVANSDYWGDVSGALLPHPRAMMLPGEYEGSKEVK